The following are encoded in a window of Solidesulfovibrio magneticus RS-1 genomic DNA:
- a CDS encoding AAA family ATPase gives MNYSCDEIYLLIQRADQLDAGGRLTIFEFLAQTLSLIPLRDGFPTPAEIKAYGLTKAAKKYKGPVENGWQRWCREKRPFDQANFSTDRAGIACGPASGVLVLDVDNHHLFEAWIQENHPDEPLPVTLKVKTGGHGERFHLYFQYPLGDEQYFCRSVKGTFDIRGIGGQVLCPGSLHPETRKPYVVVENVSIAPAPMWLLEMSKKSHGGKKNHYEQNPPESTSKKHILEIAPVDTFLSNLNLSDDTKQKILTRFPQGQRSEPSWSVLLGLLNTNVDEKTIRLIYQSYPIGEKSREKPDWFEREIEAAKKTIAQNPIGVHMQLGFQSGANGSSSDSEYGFMTGLDVLSSPQNFEFIIDNFWPKNEPLLITGPGGSGKSVMTLQIAMDLVFPPQKGFLDRFQVMSSDHRVLFVQSENSLVGLKRRMEIIAKSHSIPSDIVRDKLLFFGKKGDVRSSGDINDAKLKYPIERIYGETGFDILILDPLISFHDQDENSNDAMRRFLDSFFEFCDKLKVTPLMIHHHGKFRAEKGVGGGRGASAIGDWSANTWELEFVEERKDKDGNLKHVAHYLFTQKKARSYESNSKMMLQMKDLRFYPIASSPAVGKTARMDGKMAIVVDALQTLGGTASTQKQLKDAVIEIYKKKKPNDIPSEGTAGNDIKRAVKEGVIKEVTGPSGSKTYTF, from the coding sequence ATGAACTACTCCTGTGATGAGATTTACCTACTGATCCAGCGGGCCGATCAGCTTGACGCTGGTGGGCGGCTCACGATTTTTGAATTTCTGGCCCAAACGCTATCCCTTATACCCCTACGCGATGGATTTCCAACCCCGGCCGAGATCAAAGCATATGGTCTCACGAAGGCAGCCAAGAAGTACAAGGGCCCGGTTGAGAATGGGTGGCAGCGGTGGTGCCGAGAGAAGCGTCCCTTTGACCAAGCGAATTTCAGCACTGACCGAGCCGGGATCGCCTGTGGGCCAGCCAGCGGTGTCCTGGTTCTGGATGTCGATAATCACCATCTATTTGAAGCATGGATACAAGAGAATCATCCAGATGAACCGCTGCCCGTGACATTGAAGGTGAAAACTGGCGGTCACGGTGAACGATTTCATTTATATTTCCAGTATCCATTAGGAGATGAGCAGTACTTTTGCCGTTCAGTAAAAGGGACCTTCGATATACGAGGTATTGGCGGACAAGTCCTTTGCCCGGGTTCTTTGCATCCAGAGACGCGAAAACCTTATGTTGTCGTTGAAAATGTTTCGATAGCTCCAGCGCCGATGTGGCTATTGGAAATGAGTAAAAAGTCCCATGGCGGCAAGAAAAATCACTACGAACAAAATCCTCCCGAAAGTACAAGCAAAAAGCATATTTTAGAGATTGCTCCCGTAGATACTTTTTTGTCTAATTTGAATCTATCAGATGATACGAAACAGAAAATCCTCACAAGATTTCCTCAAGGACAAAGGTCGGAGCCATCCTGGTCCGTTCTTTTGGGGTTGCTAAATACCAACGTTGATGAAAAGACTATCCGTCTTATTTATCAAAGCTATCCTATCGGAGAAAAGTCCAGGGAAAAACCTGACTGGTTTGAACGGGAAATTGAAGCAGCTAAGAAAACTATAGCTCAGAATCCAATAGGGGTTCATATGCAACTTGGTTTTCAATCTGGAGCGAATGGCTCTTCTTCTGATTCAGAATATGGTTTCATGACTGGCCTGGATGTTTTGAGCTCTCCTCAAAATTTTGAATTTATCATTGATAACTTTTGGCCAAAGAATGAGCCATTATTGATCACTGGTCCTGGTGGGTCGGGGAAGTCAGTGATGACTTTGCAAATTGCCATGGACCTTGTCTTTCCCCCGCAGAAAGGGTTTCTTGATAGATTTCAAGTTATGTCCAGTGATCATAGGGTGCTGTTTGTTCAGTCGGAGAATTCACTAGTTGGACTGAAACGGCGAATGGAAATTATTGCTAAGAGTCATTCCATCCCATCAGATATTGTCAGGGATAAACTCCTTTTCTTTGGAAAGAAAGGGGACGTTCGGTCCTCTGGAGATATTAACGATGCTAAGCTTAAGTATCCAATTGAACGAATTTATGGAGAAACTGGTTTTGACATTTTGATTCTTGATCCGCTAATAAGTTTTCATGATCAAGATGAGAATTCGAACGACGCGATGCGACGTTTCTTAGATAGTTTTTTTGAATTTTGTGACAAACTCAAGGTTACACCTCTGATGATCCATCACCATGGGAAGTTTCGTGCGGAAAAAGGAGTTGGTGGTGGTCGCGGTGCTAGCGCCATCGGTGATTGGTCTGCGAATACCTGGGAATTGGAATTTGTTGAAGAAAGAAAAGATAAGGACGGCAATCTTAAACATGTAGCACATTATCTTTTTACACAAAAAAAGGCGAGGAGCTACGAATCAAACTCAAAGATGATGTTGCAAATGAAGGATCTGAGGTTTTATCCAATTGCGTCATCTCCTGCTGTTGGAAAAACTGCGAGAATGGATGGGAAGATGGCAATCGTTGTCGACGCGTTGCAGACTCTTGGTGGCACAGCTTCAACCCAGAAGCAATTGAAGGATGCTGTCATTGAAATATATAAGAAAAAGAAGCCAAATGACATTCCTTCTGAAGGCACTGCTGGAAATGACATCAAACGCGCCGTTAAAGAAGGTGTCATCAAAGAAGTTACTGGTCCATCAGGCTCTAAGACCTACACATTTTGA
- a CDS encoding sigma-54-dependent transcriptional regulator: MVEREWLVLPGMTQVFLRYLSMVKEYLSGKSAIHNKPLMIIGDSGVGKGLFIDCARQIFEGADSSSSSQLQKQAKPFLRINCASFTKELADSEIFGHEKGAFTSATGKKIGIVEEANGGLLVLDEIGELPEVVQAKILIFIEEGEFRRVGSNEIRRSNVFIIGTTNQSQDKFRPDFWYRFFPVFIPALYERRLDVLYYIALKYPQIFNRLTPQHALSLLAHNWPGNIRELERVVSIIMSEDLIRESQLTSDTDVENKSMPLVFPVDTRQTSLAEMYLSRFCSDLLAANFNIKSFNSIVSSYGLQIPYSFASADEFEEIKKLYVQLSDQHYYICDNSTSAEGGNNKKEKCCDIFYTKQNSFFDFFPSLADEKVFADFCKPSESSRGTGALLVTIQQMQNTMNSESSFYLKTKIDRENCTQRVGDLKNTYLVSRDSRIENIGVCFLCICDIFLKNSMSSSNVFDKADVHLAGRSPFGKVRNSIMVAFEKAGLISESLEYAFGKKLVFDKEYRVEVDWGEYVKSVLINNDICSGEVEINSVAQSLNECESILYKVTEEELLVSYYKYLRSKYSKVVQVCKHAGLNNSTCRNQLRKYGLLPNQMKEDG; encoded by the coding sequence ATGGTTGAGCGTGAGTGGTTAGTTCTTCCCGGAATGACTCAGGTTTTTCTCCGTTATTTATCAATGGTGAAAGAATATTTGTCTGGAAAGTCAGCGATTCACAATAAACCACTGATGATAATTGGTGATTCTGGTGTTGGTAAAGGACTCTTTATCGACTGTGCTCGGCAGATTTTTGAAGGTGCTGATTCAAGTTCCTCTTCTCAGCTACAAAAACAAGCAAAACCCTTCTTGAGAATAAATTGTGCTTCATTTACAAAAGAATTAGCCGACTCAGAGATATTCGGACATGAAAAAGGTGCTTTTACCAGTGCAACTGGGAAGAAGATAGGAATAGTTGAAGAGGCAAATGGTGGGTTGTTGGTTCTAGATGAAATTGGCGAGCTTCCAGAAGTTGTACAGGCAAAGATCCTTATTTTTATCGAAGAAGGCGAATTTAGGCGAGTTGGCTCTAACGAAATACGACGTTCAAATGTATTTATTATAGGTACTACGAACCAGAGTCAAGATAAGTTCAGACCTGACTTTTGGTATAGATTTTTCCCGGTGTTTATTCCGGCACTGTATGAGCGTAGGCTTGATGTTCTCTACTATATTGCCCTCAAGTATCCACAAATATTCAATAGATTGACGCCTCAGCACGCTTTGAGTTTGTTGGCACATAATTGGCCCGGGAATATTCGTGAGCTCGAAAGAGTTGTATCGATAATAATGTCCGAAGATTTGATACGTGAATCACAGCTCACATCGGATACTGATGTTGAAAATAAATCTATGCCCTTGGTCTTTCCCGTGGACACAAGGCAAACCTCTTTGGCTGAAATGTATCTTAGTCGCTTTTGTAGTGACTTGTTAGCTGCTAATTTCAATATCAAGTCATTCAATTCAATAGTGTCAAGCTATGGGTTGCAAATTCCGTACTCCTTTGCTTCCGCAGATGAGTTTGAAGAGATTAAGAAACTTTATGTACAATTAAGCGATCAGCATTACTATATTTGTGACAATTCGACAAGTGCAGAGGGTGGAAATAATAAAAAGGAAAAGTGTTGCGATATATTTTATACAAAACAAAACAGTTTCTTTGATTTTTTCCCCTCGCTGGCTGACGAAAAGGTTTTCGCAGACTTTTGCAAACCATCTGAAAGTTCTCGCGGCACTGGTGCTTTGTTGGTTACTATACAGCAAATGCAAAACACCATGAACAGCGAATCTAGCTTTTATTTGAAAACAAAAATTGATCGTGAGAATTGTACGCAGCGTGTAGGCGATTTAAAAAATACTTATCTTGTTTCTAGGGATAGTAGAATTGAAAATATCGGCGTATGTTTTTTGTGTATCTGTGATATTTTTTTAAAAAATAGTATGTCTTCTTCGAATGTTTTTGATAAGGCTGATGTTCATCTGGCTGGGCGAAGTCCTTTCGGCAAAGTTCGAAATTCTATAATGGTAGCATTCGAAAAAGCAGGCTTGATTTCAGAGTCGCTTGAATACGCCTTTGGCAAAAAGTTGGTTTTTGATAAAGAGTATCGCGTTGAAGTGGACTGGGGTGAGTATGTTAAATCTGTGCTTATAAATAATGACATTTGTTCTGGTGAGGTAGAAATAAATTCTGTGGCCCAAAGCTTAAATGAGTGTGAGTCAATTTTATATAAAGTTACTGAGGAAGAATTGTTGGTTTCTTATTATAAATATTTACGTTCTAAATACTCAAAAGTTGTTCAGGTTTGTAAGCATGCAGGTCTTAACAACTCGACATGTCGCAATCAGCTAAGGAAGTATGGACTGTTGCCAAATCAAATGAAGGAAGATGGCTAA
- a CDS encoding DUF6573 family protein — MTTDKAFGNLIFSYTRAQAIADGVLIDITDEAKAHGFKVHTVVTDNLYHRYVEVPDGLDMSFGQSIAGRLHDLLTLAMFAARASKGTDRVYFKVDFLMEPGRSETVQVIAHIGPGDDGAIPVLTIMLPEDD, encoded by the coding sequence ATGACCACCGATAAAGCTTTTGGGAACCTCATCTTCAGCTACACCAGGGCACAGGCCATTGCTGACGGAGTTCTGATCGACATCACTGACGAGGCCAAAGCTCACGGGTTCAAAGTCCACACCGTCGTCACCGACAACCTTTATCACCGGTATGTCGAAGTTCCTGACGGATTGGACATGAGTTTCGGTCAGTCCATTGCTGGCCGGCTCCATGATCTGCTGACCCTAGCTATGTTCGCCGCCCGAGCCAGCAAAGGGACAGATCGGGTTTACTTCAAAGTGGATTTCCTGATGGAGCCAGGACGATCTGAAACCGTCCAAGTTATCGCCCATATTGGCCCCGGTGACGATGGTGCCATTCCAGTCCTGACGATCATGCTGCCCGAGGATGACTGA